A region from the Lonchura striata isolate bLonStr1 chromosome 16, bLonStr1.mat, whole genome shotgun sequence genome encodes:
- the LOC110481576 gene encoding LOW QUALITY PROTEIN: cytochrome P450 3A12 (The sequence of the model RefSeq protein was modified relative to this genomic sequence to represent the inferred CDS: inserted 1 base in 1 codon), producing MPLLPSLSPVTWLLLAAFLCLVSLYGIWPYQTFKKLGIPGPRPLPFVGTFLEYRHGVHNFDQKCFEKYGKIWGFYDGRQPVLAVLDPILIKNILVKECYNIFTNRRNFRLNGILESALNVAEDEQWKRIRVVLSPAFTSGKLKEMFHIINHHGGKLVKNIEKKVANDEFVTAKDIFGAYSMDVVTSTSFSVNVDSMNNPNDPFVTNXKKFLQFSFLSPVFLLLVLFPFVIPVLEKMKVALLPSDVMDFFKNVFTKIKKEREKGSSTDRVDFLQLMIESQKSHDGSKSAETNLDKTLSDEEVLAQALIFVFAGYETTSSTLSYIAYNLATHPDVQQRLQDEVDAHLPNKASPTYNAIIQMEYLDMVVSESIRLYPTGGRLERVCKKTVELNGVTIPEGMVVLIPAFVLHRDPQYWPEPDEFRPERFSKESKEGIDPYTFLPFGAGPRNCIGMRFALLVVKVAVVVLLQNFSFRPCKDTPIPLDLDSKGFMQPKKPIVLKMVPRAQADLKK from the exons ATGCCgctcctgcccagcctctcCCCCGTCACCTGGCTGCTCCTTGCCGCCTTCCTGTGCCTCGTGTCCCT CTATGGGATATGGCCCTACCAGACCTTCAAGAAGCTGGGCATTCCTGGCCCACGGCCCCTGCCATTTGTGGGAACTTTCCTGGAGTACCGACAT ggaGTCCACAATTTTGACCAGAAATGCTTTGAAAAGTATGGAAAAATCTGGGG GTTTTATGATGGcaggcagcctgtgctggcTGTTTTGGACCCCATCCTCATCAAAAACATCCTGGTGAAAGAGTGCTACAACATTTTTACTAATCGCCGG AACTTTCGTCTGAACGGGATCCTGGAGTCAGCTCTCAATGTGGCTGAAGACGAGCAGTGGAAAAGGATTCGTGTAGTGCTGTCTCCAGCCTTCACCAGTGGGAAGCTGAAAGAG ATGTTCCATATCATTAATCACCATGGTGGAAAATTAGTGAAAAATATTGAGAAGAAGGTGGCTAATGATGAGTTTGTGACTGCAAAGGA CATTTTTGGAGCTTACAGCATGGATGTGGTGACCAGCACTTCTTTCAGTGTCAATGTTGACTCCATGAACAACCCCAATGACCCCTTTGTCACCA ATAAGAAATTTCTTCAGTTTAGTTTCCTGAGTCCTGTGTTCTTACTCTTAG tGTTGTTCCCCTTTGTTATACCTGTGCTGGAAAAGATGAAGGTGGCTCTGTTACCCTCAGATGTCATGGATTTCTTCAAGAATGTcttcacaaaaataaagaaggaacgggagaagggcagcagcaca GACCGGGTGGATTTCCTGCAGCTCATGATTGAATCGCAGAAGTCACATGATGGCTCCAAGTCTGCTGAGACCAACTTGGACAAAA CATTAAGTGATGAGGAAGTTCTGGCCCAGGCTCTTATCTTTGTCTTTGCTGGTTATGAGACCACCAGCTCCACCCTCAGCTACATAGCCTACAACCTGGCCACCCACCCTGATGTGCAGCAGCGACTCCAGGACGAGGTCGATGCACACCTGCCTAACAAG GCCTCTCCCACATACAACGCCATCATTCAGATGGAGTACTTGGATATGGTGGTGAGCGAATCCATCCGGCTCTACCCCACCGGGGGCCGGCTTGAGAGGGTCTGCAAGAAGACTGTGGAGCTCAATGGAGTGACTATTCCAGAGGGAATGGTGGTCCTGATCCCAGCCTTCGTGCTGCACCGGGACCCACAGTACTGGCCAGAGCCGGACGAGTTCAGGCCTGAGAG GTTCAGTAAAGAGAGCAAAGAGGGTATTGACCCCTACACCTTCCTGCCATTTGGGGCAGGCCCCAGGAACTGCATAGGGATGAGGTTTGCTCTCCTTGTTGTGAAAGTGGCTGTGGTTGTCCTGTTGCAGAACTTCTCATTCAGACCCTGCAAAGACACACCG ATCCCACTGGACCTGGACTCGAAAGGTTTCATGCAGCCAAAGAAGCCCATTGTCCTGAAGATGGTCCCCAGAGCCCAGGCTGACCTGAAGAAGTGA